In the Clostridia bacterium genome, CCGAGCTTGCCGAGGACGCCCATGAGGTCGGGGGTTGCGACTGTCACGTCGAAGTCGAGCCATCCGCCTCTGATCTTCTCAGCCAGGTCTTCTGCACCCACGTAGTCGGCGCCGGCGTCCTCGGCCTCCTTGGCCTTCTCGCCCTTGGCGAAGACCACAACCTTCTTGGACTTGCCGGTTCCGTATGGCAGCACTACCGCGCCTCTGACCTGTTGGTCAGACCGGCGGGGGTCGACCCCCAAACGAACGTGGGCTTCGATGGTCTCATCGAACTTCGCCTTAGCCACCTCCCCTAGGAGCTTGATGGCCTCAGCAGGTTCGTAGAGTTTCGCTCTGTCAACCAACTTGGATGCGTCCTGATACCGCTTGCCTCTGTTAGGCATTCATGAATTCCCCCCTCGTGGTAGTAGCGGAGTTGATCCTCCCACGATCCGTGG is a window encoding:
- the rplA gene encoding 50S ribosomal protein L1, which codes for MPNRGKRYQDASKLVDRAKLYEPAEAIKLLGEVAKAKFDETIEAHVRLGVDPRRSDQQVRGAVVLPYGTGKSKKVVVFAKGEKAKEAEDAGADYVGAEDLAEKIRGGWLDFDVTVATPDLMGVLGKLGKILGPKGLMPNPKTGTVTFDIARAVNEIKAGKVEYRVDKTGIVHVPVGKASFGEEKLTANVATLMEAIVKARPAAAKGTYLKSVTIASTMGPGIHVNPQSVAGMSVEK